In Humulus lupulus chromosome 7, drHumLupu1.1, whole genome shotgun sequence, the following are encoded in one genomic region:
- the LOC133790183 gene encoding ribonuclease 1-like produces the protein MKSYSFILFKLLVLLGHLSLATACACYDFFYFVQTWPGSFPFQKNEAEENFGIHGLWPMRNDGSYPSDCCNDELDMTTIQELKEKLDKEWPALSSLTNEAFWNHEWKKHGTCSKKELGRFKYFDTCLRLKDQTNILKKLELKNIIANGSEYKKNDIEKALRQGDAIPQLKCNNAAGYVQLEEVMFCVSKKKRKLIHCPIKIEETNITGEIKIPCTKDIKFPPYTQKKPPNNENIIISIILSGKVYVVLAVLMFYIIIRLYRTPRTQDSRSNKKIN, from the exons ATGAAGTCCTatagttttattttattcaagcttCTCGTACTACTGGGACATCTGTCACTTGCTACTGCTTGTGCCTGTTACGACTTCTTCTACTTTGTACAAACG TGGCCGGGTTCATTTCCATTTCAAAAGAATGAGGCCGAAGAAAACTTTGGGATTCATGGTCTTTGGCCTATGCGCAACGATGGCTCCTACCCCTCTGATTGTTGTAATGACGAGTTAGATATGACAACT ATACAAGAACTGAAGGAGAAATTGGACAAGGAGTGGCCAGCACTAAGCAGTCTTACAAACGAGGCTTTCTGGAATCACGAGTGGAAGAAACATGGAACTTGCTCAAAGAAAGAACTTGGCCGATTTAAATATTTTGATACATGTCTTAGGCTAAAAGACCAAACCAATATTCTCAAAAAACTTGAATTAAAAA ATATTATAGCTAAtgggagtgaatacaaaaaaaaTGACATTGAAAAAGCTCTACGGCAGGGTGACGCGATTCCACAACTGAAATGCAATAATGCTGCTGGTTATGTTCAACTTGAAGAGGTTATGTTCTGTGTGAGCAAGAAAAAACGAAAGCTCATTCACTGTCCAATCAAAATAGAGGAGACCAACATAACTGGCGAGATTAAGATTCCATGCACAAAAGATATTAAGTTCCCACCTTATACACAGAAGAAACCTCCTAATAATGAGAATATTATTATAAGTATCATATTAAGTGGTAAAGTATATGTTGTGTTAGCTGTGCTTATGTTTTACATTATTATTCGTCTCTATAGGACTCCCAGAACCCAAGACTCTcgatcaaataaaaaaattaattaa
- the LOC133789341 gene encoding ribosome-inactivating protein gelonin-like, with the protein MEASLFPQTASYKTVSFNTEFKDVSVGSYQMFMGSLRRELSSGTESNGIPLLRKKSEAVKDKQFVYVRLFNKTVSITFAISALNSYVIAYQVDKEKRCYFFKEAPPESKKLLFQQCTKRVDVNLATNYVSLGNREKTVLGFKALDKSLEAFHKFDSKDPTNELRQNLLVVIQMVAEATRFKYIQQKLEWNGFDSGFFPKGDIISYENKWEDLSRAIQKSKDGKFPATIQLQNEDYSPRNVSTVAEVKNDMGLLLNVATLILIE; encoded by the coding sequence ATGGAAGCAAGTTTGTTCCCTCAAACAGCAAGCTACAAAACTGTGAGTTTCAACACTGAATTCAAAGATGTGAGTGTGGGATCATACCAGATGTTCATGGGATCTCTAAGAAGAGAGCTGTCTAGTGGAACCGAGAGCAATGGCATTCCATTGTTGCGTAAAAAATCCGAAGCGGTCAAAGACAAACAGTTTGTCTATGTAAGACTCTTCAACAAAACTGTCTCCATCACATTTGCAATATCTGCTCTCAACTCATATGTGATAGCATATCAAGTTGACAAAGAAAAACGTTGCTACTTCTTCAAAGAAGCTCCTCCCGAATCGAAAAAATTACTTTTCCAACAATGTACCAAAAGGGTCGATGTTAATCTGGCAACTAATTATGTCAGCTTAGGAAACAGAGAGAAAACAGTTTTGGGATTCAAGGCATTAGACAAATCCCTCGAAGCTTTTCACAAATTTGATAGCAAGGATCCCACAAACGAGCTTCGTCAAAATCTTCTAGTTGTTATCCAAATGGTTGCAGAGGCTACAAGATTCAAATATATTCAGCAGAAACTGGAATGGAATGGGTTTGATTCAGGCTTTTTCCCAAAAGGTGATATTATTAGCTATGAGAATAAATGGGAAGATCTTTCCAGAGCAATCCAGAAGTCTAAAGATGGAAAATTTCCTGCAACAATTCAATTACAAAACGAAGACTATAGTCCACGCAATGTGTCCACGGTTGCAGAAGTGAAAAACGACATGGGACTCTTGCTGAATGTGGCCACATTGATCTTGATCGAGTGA
- the LOC133792695 gene encoding ribosome-inactivating protein gelonin-like: MVQIVVATWLCIWSSSSIIAFGLGLGINYSNVSFNTEYSENITEQRYESFIKSLREKLKSETENNRSRGIPVLRTASEAIGNKKFVYATLHNDAGVSITFALNAVDAYVVAYQVNGGQNRCNFFKEFPADSEALVFHKCLKTGAGLPSSYGELGSREKTQLGFVPLSLCLNSFENFDGTGNTKDVRKCLLVVIQMVAEAARFKYIQGKMVAEGLFPGEDITLLENAWSLLSTAIQNSKDGTFSPIQLRDEKYVLQSVTMVDEVKDRMGLLLALKTPLEKPSKNPSKNPLEKPSKNPSKNPLEKPSKKLPKDEF, translated from the coding sequence ATGGTGCAGATTGTGGTGGCAACATGGCTATGCATCTGGTCGAGCAGTAGTATTATTGCATTTGGATTGGGATTGGGAATTAACTACAGCAATGTGAGTTTCAACACGGAATATTCGGAGAATATTACTGAGCAACGTTACGAGAGTTTCATTAAATCTCTACGAGAAAAATTGAAGAGTGAAACCGAGAATAATCGAAGCCGTGGCATTCCAGTGTTGCGCACTGCATCCGAAGCGATCGGCAACAAAAAATTTGTGTATGCGACACTTCACAATGATGCAGGCGTCAGCATCACATTTGCACTAAATGCTGTCGACGCATATGTGGTGGCCTATCAAGTTAACGGTGGACAAAATCGTTGCAACTTCTTTAAGGAATTTCCTGCCGATTCGGAAGCCTTGGTTTTCCATAAATGTCTTAAAACTGGTGCTGGTCTCCCATCTAGTTATGGCGAATTAGGAAGCAGAGAAAAAACCCAGTTGGGATTCGTGCCATTATCCCTATGCCTAAATAGTTTTGAAAATTTTGATGGCACAGGGAATACTAAAGATGTTCGTAAATGTCTTCTAGTTGTCATACAAATGGTTGCAGAGGCTGCAAGATTCAAATATATTCAGGGAAAAATGGTTGCAGAGGGACTTTTCCCAGGAGAAGATATTACACTCCTTGAGAATGCATGGAGCCTTCTTTCCACAGCAATCCAGAATTCTAAAGATGGAACGTTTAGTCCAATTCAATTGAGAGACGAAAAGTACGTGCTCCAATCTGTGACCATGGTTGACGAGGTCAAAGACCGCATGGGACTCTTGCTCGCACTGAAAACCCCGTTGGAAAAGCCGTCCAAAAACCCGTCAAAAAACCCGTTGGAAAAGCCGTCCAAAAACCCGTCGAAAAACCCGTTGGAAAAGCCGTCGAAGAAGTTGCCAAAAGATGAATTTTGA
- the LOC133790185 gene encoding kinesin-like protein KIN-UC isoform X2 → MRLQQRWRSTGLTEAQRDCWRLDDADSDSLVQLKRLKLRKNNWSSESYRFDEVFTDTASQRRVYEAVAKPIVEVTHQETNDFYNN, encoded by the exons ATGAGGCTTCAACAACGGTGGAGGTCGACGGGGCTGACAGAGGCTCAACGGGACTGCTGGAGGCTTGACGACGCGGACTCGGATTCGTTGGTGCAG CTGAAGAGACTGAAGTTGAGAAAAAACAACTGGAGCTCGGAATCTTATAGATTTGATGAAGTTTTTACAGACACTGCCTCCCAAAGGCGAGTTTACGAAGCGGTTGCCAAGCCTATAGTTGAGGTAACTCATCAAGAGACTAATGACTTCTACAATAATTAA
- the LOC133790185 gene encoding uncharacterized protein LOC133790185 isoform X1 produces the protein MGWRWWCDGVPWVFSPRLCVVLSSPKPTTLLQSMVHRRSSSRAKPPLATVIGPKLKRLKLRKNNWSSESYRFDEVFTDTASQRRVYEAVAKPIVEVTHQETNDFYNN, from the exons ATGGGCTGGAGATGGTGGTGCGACGGGGTGCCATGGGTGTTCAGTCCACGGCTCTGTGTGGTGTTGTCTTCTCCAAAGCCGACCACACTCCTCCAGTCGATGGTACACCGACGCTCCTCGAGCCGTGCGAAGCCACCGCTCGCCACCGTTATTGGCCCCAAG CTGAAGAGACTGAAGTTGAGAAAAAACAACTGGAGCTCGGAATCTTATAGATTTGATGAAGTTTTTACAGACACTGCCTCCCAAAGGCGAGTTTACGAAGCGGTTGCCAAGCCTATAGTTGAGGTAACTCATCAAGAGACTAATGACTTCTACAATAATTAA
- the LOC133792696 gene encoding uncharacterized protein LOC133792696, producing the protein MEKWQKALQYFDRPEVKKRSETNSANRAKQKQRSVQGSRSTPALRYKKRDLQTGCLAGVPEIWMSTKYIDGEGWVSKAAKDNYVSKFIFYDFLTLLCSNILENCVIQEKMMEIRDTLQSKSSTSASASSTIPREEDDVILVETIFGRRRGYQPGLGRRIRTRANCEAADVPQPAQPPPTAQDMQEVRERLRAIEEHLARIGGVSGSGSSQQGHGVDPTTPS; encoded by the exons ATGGAGAAATGGCAGAAGGCACTCCAGTATTTTGATCGCCCTGAAGTGAAG AAGCGTTCTGAGACTAACTCTGCGAACCGtgcaaaacaaaaacagagaagCGTGCAGGGTTCACGGTCTACGCCAGCCCTTCGTTACAAGAAG CGTGATTTACAAACTGGGTGTCTTGCTGGGGTTCCAGAGATTTGGATGTCGACTAAGTACATAGACGGGGAAGGTTGGGTGAGCAAGGCAGCAAAGGATAACTATGTaagtaaatttatattttatgattttctTACTTTATTGTGTTCTAATATTCTTGAAAATTGTGTGATACAGGAAAAGATGATGGAGATACGTGACACTCTGCAGTCAAAATCATCTACGAGCGCCTCTGCTTCAAGTACTATCCCGAGAGAAGAGGATGACGTTATTCTTGTTGAGACTATCTTTGGACGTCGTCGAGGTTATCAGCCGGGCCTTGGTCGTAGGATTCGCACGAGGGCGAATTGTGAAGCGGCTGATGTACCTCAACCAGCCCAACCACCTCCTACCGCACAAGACATGCAAGAGGTGAGGGAGCGACTCCGAGCCATAGAGGAGCACTTGGCTAGGATTGGTGGAGTCTCGGGATCTGGATCTTCTCAGCAAGGTCATGGTGTCGATCCTACAACACCTAGTTAA